tcgtgatgcccagaaaaaggtacccggacgtccgtaactctttgtttttattgtctcatattgtcttaattcaatttgtccaagttcttattactctaattgtgttactatttttataactattttattgctattaaacttttaaaaattttaaaaacaagtgattggcgtttttcacatataaaatgaatattatatgtgtggTGTTAGAAAggaatgctgtattaattctttgAAGTAGTGTGATAAacatagttttaggttataacaaaatgttaaaatagaaactattctatgtaggatactttttttccgaagaaaggactcgcactgagatagcagtctgtcctggtttagggcaaatttgttaaagaatctgcaaaggagggcccctccagaaagcaaaacccacacggcccctccccctaaccggttcgggaaaaaattcctcggagagaggaggaaagaacctgtttatttgactggcccagcatcccccagcacacaaaatgaacaatacccaatgacaccgctttgagaaagatggcaaaatcagaaagtctctttcgggggtggttgctctgttctcagtccctccggcgctgggccagctgctgcagtcgaaccttcggtgttcccgggtcccggtccggagcaggttcgagatggtcacagaaacaggagaggagaaacagtccaggaagcaatgtggactgtttagctaaactagctaataagcagaggcgaaagcagagcagaagcaagagcagaaaaagagagcaagcaaaagcagcaagctgaagctggaagtgaaaaaacagccttgtgtaccgcttgtctctgtgtccctgataagagaaccccaaacaaaacttccactcttcagagccggtcttaaaggcacagaacagatgaatggggatatacaagcatcgtaacgtcaccccaggacacagtCACGGGACActtaaatctttcagagaaagggaatttattgctccaCTATCaaaagaaactaacttcttcccgcctcgcAGCAGAGGATGATGCCGTTTGGCTtatgaggaagaagttgacgacGACCAGagagaatcctgtatttgagtggaatttatgcatcatgtatgaggtgcatgaatatgcaacaagctattgtttttaagggttaatcctctgttaacgtgcgtcctttttcgggcttgcGCTGCCCAGAAAAACGTACCCGGACGTCCGTAACTCattgtctctattgtctcatattgttccagttcaaattgtccaaattattattactctaattgtattactatttttataagcATTTTATTACTactaaactttttaaaattttttaaaattttaaaaacaagcgaTTGGCGTTTTTCCCGTACAACACTTTCATCCCGCCGCTCTCGGGCCGCGCGTACCCGCCCCTCCCCATCGGCGCTATCGGCATTCGGCGCATCGACTGCTCTGGGAGTGGCTTTGCTGCCTGCGCTGCGTCCCGGCAGGGCGGGAAGCGTAGGCCGCCATCGAGAGCGGAGGCCGGACAGGGGAGGGGAGGTGAGGGGTGGTGAGGGGCTCTGGGACCCGGGGTCCAGGATCTGAGATCCAGGTGAGAGCAAGAAGGGGCTAGCTCGGGGCTTCTTCTCTGGAGTTCCTGTCCTGCCGTCGCAGCCCTCTTCCTCCCGGAAAGggccggagcggggcgggtgtgtGGCCTGCGGGCGGGCAGACATGTAGACAGACAAGCCGCCCCCCACTCGCGGTGCCGCTGCTCGGGGTTGTGAAGTGTCGCCGGCGTTGGCAGCTGTCGCGGCCGGGGGTTCGCTAACGCCTctcctgtgtgctctgcccgCAGGCAGTTCGCGGGTGCCGCCGAGAATGGACATCAGGCCGAACCACACCATCTACATCAACAATATCAATGACAAGATCAAGAAGGAAGGTACGAATGGCTGCCGATCGCTTCTGGTTGTCCAGTGAAGCCTGGTCATTCACTTGCACACGGCACTTGTCTTACAAAGGGGCTTTTAGGAGCTCCCGGAGGTCTCTGAAGTGCTGAGCAGGAGATCATTATCCAAGCTCTGGGCAAACGCTTTCTTGTAATGAAACAGTAGCTAAAGCAAACAAATTCACCtcccactagatcaggttgctgaGATCTCCCTACAGCCAGCCCAGTCTTGAACGCTTTTAGCGATGGGGagtccacagcctctctgggaagtctgttccagtgcctcaccaccccgACAGTAAAGGATATTTTCCCAATATTACATCTCAGCCTCCTCTCAGTTTGAAGTCATTACCCCTTGTGCTGTCGCTCCAAGCCCTTGTATATAGTCCTTCTCCatcttgtaggctcccttcaggtactggaaggccaaaGATCACTCctaagccttctcttttccaggctgaacaaccccaaaactctcagcctttcctcataggagaggtgctccatccctctaatCAACTCGGTGGTCTCCTGGCCTTGCACCCACaagctccatgtccttcctgtgctgcgCACCCCAGATCtggatgcagctctgcaggtggggtctcacctgaacGGGGCAGAATCCCTTCTCTCACCGGGTGCTGCCCACTccgctttggatgcagcccaggacatggttggtttctgggctgtgagtacGCATGTCCAGCCCCTTCTCCACCATCACCCCAAGTCTttctcagtgctgctctccatcccctgTCCATCAGCCTGGGTTGATGCTGGGGGTTGCACTGACCCAGGTTTAGCACcttgcacttggtcttgttaaaTCTCGTAGGGTGTTAAACTACCTGTTAAGATTACAAATTACTTTCTGTTTTAATACAGGTCTTAAAGTAATTTTTAGGGAAAGTGTTTTGATAGAACacctttttttaataaaaaaaccaTATAGTTAATATAGTTAGTCAGGAGCAGGTGGAGAAAATGACAGTGGACTGATATTACCAAGTCTCAATATCAATAAAGAAGAGACAGCATTCTTATATTGCTAAAATAGTTAAAATGTAAGGGTTTTGTGTTAGAATGATTACACAGTACCTATTATTTATTTAGCTTGATTTGGATAGTACTAAGGTTTAATTTGGCATGTATTCAGGTAATGGTAGATAATTAAAATAATCCAATGCAGCCATAAGCTGCAGTAGTCTcatacaaaaataataatttggatCCAGAATATGGGTGAGAAAATTGATTAAATGGTTACAACCAAAATTTCCAACTTTTTTTAGCCTTTTAGCCTATTTTGCTGCATTCTTGTTTTGCATCATATCTCTTTACTGCTGCTTGTTTCAGTTTTGATTTTCTGATCAGTCCAAGATGGCTGTCACGCATCATACTTGTGTGTGCATATACCTGTATGAAAATACGTTTTTACATACCTTTATGTAATTGTGATTCCCTTGGAATGGTAGAATGGATGGCATTACAACTTCTTCACTACCTGAATCCTTGAGGTATGAAGCCGAATGTTGCACACCAGTTTACAAAACACGGACAAATAAACTTGTAATGATGTAACAGTTTTGACAAACTCATGTGCTTGCTGTGTGAGCTAAAGCTTCTAAAAAACATTGTTCCCATAGGACAGCAGACTCAGTAGAAGTTTGCATATAACCTGTTATAATCTGTTTTCTCCCTTGGTCCCCAGAGCTGAAGAGGTCCCTGTATGCGTTGTTCTCGCAGTTTGGTCATGTGGTCGACATTGTGGCTTTAAAAACTATGAAGATGAGAGGACAGGCATTTGTTATATTTAAAGAACTTGGATCATCTACCAATGCTTTGAGACAGCTACAAGGCTTTCCGTTTTATGGGAAACCAATGGTAAGCTATTTTGTTACCTttgtaaagaagaaaaatacccTGATGGTGTGATACAGTGTTTTTGGTACTTGCACCTTGGGAATGACCTCTCCTATGTAGTTGTTACCAAAGGATTACTCCGGTCACATCCTGATGAGTATCTACATTTGTGCAAGCTGGAGGGATGCTGAAGAGACTGCAGTTACAACACACACACTTTGAACTTAACATGGGggactttttgtttttctatgcTGGATTAAAGTTTTTAAGATCTTAAATACTTTCATTTTACTCATCATGTCTTCCATTGAACCAATTAAATGAATTCTGAAATATTATTGAAATTAGATTAGTTTTCAATTACTTTATGTAGAGTAACATTAACTACTGTTAGATTGGTAATGTATAGCTAGAATGTGATGCTTCCTTTTTGAGGTAACAGTGAGAAGGGTGAAGATCTCCCGTTTGCTTTCCAGATGTGACCActgattttttcatttttaaattgatGGCTAGTTCTGCTTGACAGTAGATCACCAAACCAAGTAGCTGTACTTCAGAATAACTTTGGTAAAGTTCAGTACTTCAGTAAATACAGTGCTGGTTGATAGAACATGATTTAGTAATGTGCTTCGTGTTatgcagagcagcacagttGACCTGCTTTGTTCTTGCCTGCTTGGACAATTAAGCACCTCTTAATTCTGCGGCTGTTGGTAAGGTGTAACAATACATGCAAATGGCCCATGACTTCAGCAATAGATGGGTACAATTCTACTGGTTCTCAGCTTATGGCTTAGAGCAGTTGTGCTGCTGAGCCGCAAGCTATTTATTTGCCTTACCACCTTCAGATTCTCTAATTAAATCCTTAACACAGAATTTTGCAAACTCGTTCTGCCATTTATCCTTAAGGAGTTTTGTGCTCAGTAGAACTcaataagaaataaaaggatTGAGGCTTCATAAGCTTTCAAATGTACTTCCATCTTTGAACATTGCCTGCAGCATGTATACTCTAAGCGCTAaacaaaagcattaaaaaaatcttaagcTGTTGTGTAGTTTTGTATTGAGGTAGTCTCTGATAGGAAAAACAATAAGATTGTATGCATAAATAATAATGTTGCACACTGGTATAGTTATACCTGCATCTGCTTAACCTTCAGCTGTAGGAGGCCTTTGTCAAAAGAACAGCAGCATTTATGCAATCCTGTTGGGATTAAGGTGAATACTTGCCTTTTCTGTTTAAGAAGTTTTGGTTTTTGCTGAATTTACGTTTCTGCAGAAATCTGAGAAATCACTTTAAAATTTAACTTCCTTTAAAATGGGACTGAAAACTCACAGTTTTAATAGAAGCTAGTGCCGATTTTCTCAGTTGTTCTCTGTGTAGCTCAACTGTATCTCTCTGTAGGTGCTACCTTGACAGATGTTAAAAAGTTGTTGTTAGATAAAATAGAGTTCTGATTTCAATGAGCTAAAATTAGTAATTTGTATATTCGGGTTTTTTCTTAGACTTCTGTAATTGTGTTCAGAAAAAAACTATGAGAATTGGTTACTTTCTAAGTGTACCTACACTTTTTAACAATGTTACTAGAATAAAAAgtttctgcaaaaaaaaagggtaaaCACACAGTTAATGTAAGTGGTGCAAAATGTTCTGTATTATTAACTGTAGAATAtactctgtttttcttttaaaaagcgTATTCAGTATGCAAAAACAGACTCCGATATCATTTCTAAAATGCGCGGGACTTTTGCtgataaggaaaaaagaaaggaaaagaaaaaagctaaaACTCTGGAACAGTCAGCAAATGCACCAAATAAAAAGGTTATCCAGGTAAGCTGCTTCtctgttcagaaaaaaaaaaaccaaacaaaacacaaaaccccaaacagacaaacaaacaaaccaagcaaacaagagaaaaaattccattaaaaaaaaaaaacctacacaAAAGCTATTCTAAATAATTCTTTTAAGACTTGATAttgtcttttgtttcttttcaacTCCCTAAATTGGGGTCTGTGGGTTATCTAGAGCTCTTGAGCATTTACTAGAAGTTGAAGGAGAGGGAGCTGGTTATGTAGCCTTGCTGTTCCTTTTTTTATCCTCCTTTGCTATTATCAGATGAAAATAAAGATGGAGGGCAAACGTACAACAAACCAAAGTAGAAACTAgccaaaaaaaaggagaatggGCTTATCTTTAGTACTGGCTTCAAGTGCTCAACCAGCTCTTCTCTTCAGTGTTTTAATTCCATGTTGCCTAATAAGGACAGAAGAATAGTAAATGAGAAGAAGAGAATTCATTTATGTTAGATATTACATGTTCCACGTTAGATTAACAGGAATTAGGTTGGAATTTATCTCCACTAAGGGTTGGTTTGCCTAAAGTAACAACATTTAGTAGCTTTTGTGCTGGAGTATAGCAGAAAACATCAAAAAACCTGACCAGATCCCCCGAGTTTATATATTGGACATGATATTCTGTACTATGGAATGTGCCTTTGGACAGTTTTGGTCAGCTTTCCTGGCTCCCTCCTGGCTTCTTGTGCGCCTACTCGCTAGCAGAGCATGTGAAACTGGAAAGTCCTTGATACAAACAATCACTCGTTATCAACAACCAAAACATCAGTTCGTTATCAGTGCTACTCTCATATTAAATTCAAACCACACTGtactaagaagaaaattaattctatcCCAGGTGAAACCAGGATACTTGTCTAGGCCTTCATTTTCAAAACTACTTTCTCCCTGTCTACTAAATAAAATTCTGTAATGTGGAGAAATACTTGAGTCAGCCATTAGATTGATCAGGTGGTACTGATGTTATTTCTTTTGATTGCCTGGTTTTGGAGCCAAGCAAAATTCACAGGATCTGTTCCCTTTGAGAAGTATCTCATAGGCACCCAAATGTTCTTGGATTGCAGCTCAAAAAAAACCTTTAACATATGTCTTGAATTGGTGATATGTGCTTGTTTATTTCTAATGGAACACCTTTGTAAAACTATTTTGTACTTACTTGCTAGGGAGCAACACAGAATTCAGCCAGTGCCTCAGGGACTACACCACAGAATCAGgtaatgctttttatttttatcactaAAAGCACTAATGTTTATAATTATTCTCTATGAATATTAGTTTGTTACGCATGGAAATGTGAGGATTTATTTTACAGCTTTATTTTTGTCCTATGAGATATTTGTCTAACAGCTACATGACAgtaaacaagcaaaacaaatccCTTTTTTACTATATCTGGTAGACGGGAAATGAAAATCTGCAGTTTCTTATTACTATACAGAAAACAGCACAATTACAAAATCATAGTGGATTCTTAAATTTGGACTGTGCTTAGTATCAGTTGAAggattcttaattttttttttccattgctcATAGGTTCCCTTTAGCTTACTTTTTTCTGGCAGCAGATAAAGAAAAGGAGGACAACATGGGATGCCAAAATATCTGCCTAAAAGCCTTATTTCAGGAGTTTGAGGGTTCTCTGCtcacttcttcctttttctcacAAGTGTCTTACTTTCCAAAGGATTGTGTGGAGATGTAGGAACAACTCCCTACACTTCATTCATCTTGTCTGCTCAGTGACCTTCTAAATGATTCATGTTAGAAGTGAAGGTGGTAAAGAGCCAGGGTTTACAGGAGAGCAAGTACCATAGAAGAATATCTTggtctgccctgccctgcatcTTTCTTGAGTACTGCCACTGCATACATAATCAACAGGGGAAAAGGTCCTGCTCCCTGGATTTTCAGGCACAATATGTGCATGTCAGTTTGCAtcaaagcacagcactgagtGTTTGGGTATTCCTTTGAACATCAGAAGTTTATTTCCTAATGGCACTACCTAGAATATTTCCATCAGTAGAAGGAGATTGTTCTGCTGAGGCTTTTTATTTGGCACTGCTTTGAAGATGTTTGAAGTTGGGGTGTCCAGTTTATTTTTAGATTTATAATTTACTTGATGACTTGAAGATTTCAGTATCAGCAGATGACTACTCAGCCTTGTCTGTGGTGAGTGGCTACAAATTCATATTAGCAGGCTAATCTGTTACAAGACTAAAGCTCTAAATCTAAAGGGGTTTCTAATTACATTTTAATTGAGCTCTGTAATAAAACCATGTGAATTTTGTGAGTTTTGATTGCCCAGAGATACTCAGTATTTTGTTTGTACTGCAGGTAAACAGGGCTTGGCTACCCTCTGCTTTCTGGAAGGATGCGAGTCCTTCATACATTCTACCACTGCCTTACAGGTGTTTTGAATAGCTCTGCAACCACTGCTGTGGCACCTGGGTGCAGAGAGTACTGCAGTGTCAGCTCTTGACTAGTTGAGTTTAAATGTGACATCTAAGACAATATGGTATTGTGATTTTTGTGGAAGTAAGAACCTCTCCAAATTAATATATGTGTGTAAAAGAATGAAGGGGCTCTGTCTGCATATTGATAAAGGTGTGGTGAAGCCCAGATAGAATGCTATGAGCAAAACTAAAGGAATGTGAGTCTAAGTTCAAATAATCATGCAGACAGATGCACAGGAACTGTATGCAACTATGTATAGTCTTCTGAGCTTTGATCTTCTGTTGTTGCAGGTGCCTGATAACCCACCAAACTATATCCTTTTCCTTAATAATTTGCCTGAGGAAACAAATGAGATGATGCTGTCCATGTTATTTAATCAGTAAGTTTTgaatagaaattatttctcCTTTGAATTCTTCTGTAACCTG
This sequence is a window from Zonotrichia albicollis isolate bZonAlb1 chromosome 3, bZonAlb1.hap1, whole genome shotgun sequence. Protein-coding genes within it:
- the SNRPB2 gene encoding U2 small nuclear ribonucleoprotein B'' yields the protein MDIRPNHTIYINNINDKIKKEELKRSLYALFSQFGHVVDIVALKTMKMRGQAFVIFKELGSSTNALRQLQGFPFYGKPMRIQYAKTDSDIISKMRGTFADKEKRKEKKKAKTLEQSANAPNKKVIQGATQNSASASGTTPQNQVPDNPPNYILFLNNLPEETNEMMLSMLFNQFPGFKEVRLVPGRHDIAFVEFENENQAGAARDALQGFKITPSHAMKITYAKK